One stretch of Amycolatopsis sp. NBC_00345 DNA includes these proteins:
- a CDS encoding acyl-CoA dehydratase activase, with amino-acid sequence MTGYHLGVDLGSTTAKAVVVDDRGAMLGTSVVQMGAVSRPGMQRAVDSALAEAGIGEAELSGTVSTGYGRKLVPGVHRTFTEITCHARGTAAMCPGVKLIIDIGGQDSKAITVDESGLVNDFAMNDRCASGTGRFYEVLARALECDIERLGELALQGTADLEVSSMCATFAETEIVSMLAQGLPTADIAASVHRAVAGRTLALVSQVGRHAPVVMTGGVARNPAAVDFLASALRLEVRVPAHPQITGAYGAALLALESAGRPSTPSLPGDADTEIPLFPDAHSAAGHSCAGCDGTAGGAVHLGASIAIRRP; translated from the coding sequence ATGACCGGCTACCACCTCGGCGTCGACCTGGGCTCGACCACCGCGAAGGCCGTGGTCGTCGACGACCGCGGCGCGATGCTCGGCACGAGCGTCGTCCAGATGGGCGCGGTCAGCCGGCCGGGCATGCAGCGGGCCGTCGACTCGGCGCTGGCGGAGGCCGGGATCGGCGAAGCGGAGCTCTCGGGAACGGTGTCGACCGGGTACGGGCGCAAGCTCGTGCCCGGCGTGCACCGCACCTTCACCGAGATCACCTGTCACGCCAGGGGTACTGCGGCGATGTGCCCCGGCGTCAAGCTGATCATCGACATCGGCGGCCAGGACAGCAAGGCGATCACCGTCGACGAGAGCGGCTTGGTCAACGACTTCGCCATGAACGACCGATGCGCGAGCGGCACCGGCCGCTTCTACGAGGTGCTCGCGCGAGCGCTCGAATGCGACATCGAGCGCCTGGGCGAGCTGGCGTTGCAGGGCACGGCCGACCTCGAAGTCAGCAGCATGTGCGCGACCTTCGCCGAGACCGAGATCGTCTCGATGCTCGCGCAGGGGCTGCCCACCGCGGACATCGCGGCCTCGGTGCACCGCGCGGTCGCCGGGCGGACGCTGGCTCTGGTGTCCCAGGTCGGGCGGCACGCTCCGGTGGTCATGACCGGTGGTGTGGCCCGGAATCCCGCCGCGGTGGACTTCCTGGCGAGCGCGCTCCGGCTGGAGGTCCGGGTGCCCGCGCATCCGCAGATCACCGGGGCCTACGGGGCGGCGTTGCTGGCCCTCGAATCAGCCGGCCGGCCGAGCACCCCCAGCCTGCCCGGGGACGCGGACACCGAGATCCCGTTGTTCCCGGACGCCCATTCCGCCGCCGGCCACTCCTGCGCCGGCTGCGACGGCACCGCCGGCGGAGCGGTACACCTCGGAGCGTCGATCGCGATTCGCCGGCCCTGA
- a CDS encoding alpha/beta hydrolase, giving the protein MLVLASVVLVVLASPAAAGAQASGGNAAGSLIPADLLSVPDGLPNGPLRDYGTPTKAPGKTCPFTGKVPVSLPVVTSPVGTSIPGLAGLDLAEPAVPTNVYGELCMNESTLAAARNGRPPAILVLVHGITYGTYYWDFPYRPETYSTVDDLVGHGYATLNLDRVGDGRSDHPLSPLVNAPAQAEIVHQLVRKLKGGQLGGVKFDHVGLVGHSYGTVINWIESAMYNDTDVNIGTGYSDRVNPVAAGTFIGMATPALASGLQRSQPWAVDPGYLQPLDTARGLPQLYYSANADQGVIDTDRRLANTVTVGEAATFVPREYDGTHKNIKIPTFSIQGEYDIMTCGDNAGECSTDATESDGPATIEQKSARYTDWQSPAMNSQSCFRGAVIPDAAHNVALHQNARQFQRQVEFFADQAMGVHGENTARYRSVCATKGPDVFDNLPELSRLVPPFPVSPPPLSAITDPILGLLPKN; this is encoded by the coding sequence ATGCTTGTGCTGGCCAGTGTTGTACTCGTGGTGCTGGCAAGTCCGGCTGCGGCCGGCGCACAAGCTTCAGGCGGTAATGCGGCCGGATCATTGATCCCGGCTGATTTGCTGTCGGTTCCTGATGGGTTGCCGAACGGTCCGTTGCGCGACTATGGCACTCCGACGAAAGCGCCAGGAAAAACTTGCCCGTTTACGGGAAAGGTTCCGGTTTCGCTTCCTGTGGTGACCTCGCCGGTGGGCACGTCGATTCCCGGTCTGGCCGGACTCGATCTCGCCGAGCCGGCCGTGCCGACGAATGTGTATGGCGAGCTGTGCATGAACGAGTCGACGCTGGCCGCCGCCCGGAACGGGCGTCCGCCCGCGATCCTCGTGCTGGTGCACGGCATCACTTACGGTACTTACTACTGGGACTTCCCTTACCGGCCGGAGACCTATTCGACGGTCGATGACCTGGTCGGCCATGGCTACGCGACGCTGAACCTGGACCGGGTCGGCGACGGGCGGAGCGACCACCCGCTGAGTCCTCTCGTCAATGCGCCCGCGCAGGCCGAGATCGTGCACCAGCTGGTGCGGAAACTGAAGGGCGGACAGCTCGGCGGAGTCAAATTCGATCACGTCGGGCTGGTGGGGCACTCCTACGGCACGGTGATCAACTGGATCGAATCGGCCATGTACAACGATACCGATGTCAACATCGGGACCGGTTACAGCGACCGCGTCAACCCGGTCGCCGCCGGAACGTTCATCGGCATGGCGACCCCGGCGCTGGCCTCCGGGCTGCAGCGGTCGCAGCCGTGGGCAGTCGACCCGGGGTACCTCCAGCCGCTCGACACGGCGCGAGGACTCCCGCAGCTCTACTACAGCGCGAACGCGGACCAGGGTGTCATAGACACGGACCGGCGGCTGGCCAATACGGTGACCGTGGGCGAGGCGGCGACGTTCGTGCCCCGGGAATACGATGGCACGCACAAGAACATCAAGATCCCGACGTTCTCGATTCAGGGCGAGTACGACATCATGACCTGTGGTGACAATGCCGGGGAATGCTCGACCGACGCCACGGAATCCGATGGACCGGCCACGATCGAGCAGAAGTCCGCTCGTTACACCGATTGGCAGTCCCCTGCGATGAACTCGCAGTCCTGCTTCCGAGGAGCGGTCATCCCGGACGCTGCACATAACGTGGCGCTGCACCAGAACGCCCGGCAGTTCCAGCGGCAGGTTGAATTCTTCGCCGACCAGGCCATGGGTGTGCACGGCGAAAACACCGCCCGGTACCGATCGGTCTGTGCGACCAAGGGCCCGGACGTCTTCGACAACCTTCCGGAGCTGTCGCGGCTTGTCCCGCCCTTCCCGGTCTCGCCTCCCCCGCTGAGCGCGATCACGGATCCGATCCTGGGCCTGCTGCCCAAGAACTGA
- a CDS encoding AMP-binding protein codes for MVGVQVLETSYWPAEPGDVSDVTVCETLRAAATAVPDRLALVDCVPDSEARETWTYAEFVADAERVARALLKRFSPGDRIAIWAPNSARWIVLQQGIAMAGMVLVALNPAYRAREVTFVLDQSGAAGLFCPRTYREFDMVGMLEGVRSEVPGLREIVTFDEWESFASSGDPDQSLPAVRPEDVIQIQYTSGTTGFPKGAMLHHKGLLNEARHVAERAGMADGGVYVNAMPMYHIGGGAVTSFGAWAKRGTFVILPGFEPALLLEAFEAYRGTHTLVVPTMLIAMLDHPDCARRDLASLQTILSGAASVPASLVRKTQQRLSCQFSILFGQTEAHGVVSQTRVTDSADDQAETVGQPLPQLEVKIADPESGEPVPLNETGEICCRGYQNMLGYYRMEAETRAAIDADGWLHLGDLGSMDQRGFVTIRGRIKDMIIRGGMNIYPAEIEAALGDHPAVEYAAVIGVPDDKWGEQIGAVVKVRRGAGRPSVEELTAYLRAEIAPHKTPVYWAFVEAMPTTPSGKIQKFVLRRQAEAGELRFDFVRSTRADNVGAQG; via the coding sequence ATGGTCGGCGTGCAGGTTCTGGAGACGTCCTATTGGCCCGCGGAGCCAGGGGACGTTTCCGACGTCACCGTCTGTGAGACGCTTCGCGCCGCCGCCACGGCGGTGCCGGACCGCCTGGCGCTGGTCGACTGCGTGCCGGACAGCGAGGCCAGGGAAACCTGGACCTACGCCGAATTCGTCGCCGACGCGGAACGTGTCGCCCGTGCGTTGCTGAAGCGGTTCTCGCCGGGAGACCGCATCGCCATCTGGGCGCCGAACAGCGCCCGGTGGATCGTGCTCCAGCAGGGGATCGCCATGGCCGGAATGGTGCTGGTGGCCCTCAATCCCGCGTACCGGGCCAGGGAAGTGACCTTCGTGCTCGACCAGTCCGGGGCGGCCGGCTTGTTCTGCCCGAGGACCTACCGGGAGTTCGACATGGTGGGCATGCTCGAAGGCGTCCGGTCGGAAGTACCGGGCCTTCGGGAGATCGTCACCTTCGACGAGTGGGAGTCCTTCGCCTCGAGCGGCGATCCGGACCAGTCGCTGCCGGCGGTGCGCCCGGAGGACGTCATCCAGATCCAGTACACGTCCGGGACCACTGGCTTCCCGAAGGGTGCGATGTTGCACCACAAAGGACTCTTGAACGAGGCCCGTCACGTGGCCGAGCGCGCGGGCATGGCCGACGGTGGCGTGTATGTCAACGCGATGCCGATGTACCACATCGGCGGCGGCGCGGTGACTTCCTTCGGGGCGTGGGCCAAGCGCGGCACCTTCGTGATCCTCCCCGGCTTCGAACCCGCGCTCCTGCTTGAAGCGTTCGAGGCCTACCGGGGCACGCACACCCTGGTCGTCCCCACCATGCTGATCGCGATGCTGGACCACCCGGACTGCGCCCGGCGGGACCTGGCGAGCCTGCAGACCATCCTGAGCGGAGCCGCGTCCGTGCCTGCGTCGTTGGTGCGCAAGACACAGCAGAGGCTGAGCTGTCAGTTCAGCATCCTTTTCGGACAGACCGAGGCCCACGGTGTCGTCAGCCAGACCCGGGTGACCGACTCGGCGGACGACCAGGCGGAGACGGTGGGGCAGCCGCTCCCGCAGCTGGAAGTGAAGATCGCGGACCCGGAGTCCGGCGAACCCGTGCCACTGAACGAAACGGGGGAGATCTGCTGCCGGGGATACCAGAACATGCTCGGGTACTACCGGATGGAAGCGGAGACGCGCGCGGCGATCGACGCGGACGGCTGGCTGCACCTCGGCGATCTCGGGTCGATGGACCAGCGCGGTTTCGTCACGATCCGCGGCCGGATCAAGGACATGATCATCAGGGGCGGGATGAACATCTACCCCGCCGAAATCGAGGCCGCGCTCGGGGATCACCCGGCCGTGGAGTACGCCGCCGTCATCGGCGTGCCCGACGACAAGTGGGGAGAGCAGATCGGCGCCGTGGTCAAGGTGCGCCGCGGCGCCGGACGGCCCTCGGTGGAAGAGCTCACCGCCTATCTGAGGGCGGAGATCGCCCCGCACAAGACGCCGGTCTACTGGGCCTTCGTGGAGGCGATGCCGACCACGCCGAGTGGCAAGATCCAGAAATTCGTCCTGCGCCGGCAGGCCGAGGCGGGCGAACTCCGGTTCGACTTCGTGCGATCCACGCGTGCGGACAATGTGGGAGCGCAGGGTTAG
- a CDS encoding SDR family NAD(P)-dependent oxidoreductase — translation MPAHVPVVRDYPESAVLIAGGTSGVGLASAFGFMAAGVRRIALLARNAERGSTACKALQDRHPDAEVVFVPADAGDIDQVNAAVGEVRSALGAIDVLVNSMTATYRPELLHRTPPADVAQILSRQALPPMHLTRAVLPVMREQGGGSIVNIASDAAKVPTPGEAVLGAAMAAIVMFSRVTAIEAKRDGVRVNAVTPSLIAGTPTAENVLRDGFSKALFEKAAAQAHLGVAEPDDLASLIVFLGGPGAAKLTGQAISVNGGISAG, via the coding sequence GTGCCGGCACATGTGCCCGTTGTCCGCGACTACCCCGAGTCCGCGGTGCTCATCGCCGGCGGCACCTCCGGAGTGGGGCTGGCCAGCGCCTTCGGGTTCATGGCGGCCGGCGTCCGCCGCATCGCGCTCCTCGCCAGGAACGCCGAACGCGGCAGCACGGCGTGCAAGGCGCTCCAGGACCGGCACCCGGACGCCGAGGTGGTGTTCGTCCCGGCCGACGCCGGCGACATCGACCAGGTGAACGCCGCGGTCGGCGAGGTGCGGTCGGCCCTCGGCGCGATCGACGTGCTCGTGAACTCGATGACCGCGACCTACCGGCCCGAACTCCTGCACCGGACGCCGCCGGCCGACGTCGCCCAGATCCTGAGCCGGCAGGCGCTGCCACCGATGCACTTGACCCGGGCGGTGCTGCCGGTCATGCGGGAGCAGGGCGGCGGCAGCATCGTCAACATCGCTTCCGACGCCGCGAAAGTTCCGACCCCGGGCGAAGCGGTGCTGGGCGCCGCCATGGCGGCCATCGTGATGTTCTCCCGCGTCACCGCGATCGAGGCCAAGCGCGACGGGGTGCGGGTGAACGCCGTGACGCCGTCCTTGATCGCCGGCACACCGACCGCCGAAAACGTGCTACGGGACGGATTCAGCAAGGCACTGTTCGAAAAGGCCGCCGCGCAAGCACACCTGGGCGTCGCCGAACCGGACGATCTGGCGTCGCTGATCGTTTTCCTCGGCGGCCCGGGCGCGGCCAAACTGACGGGCCAGGCCATCAGCGTCAACGGCGGCATTTCCGCCGGTTGA
- a CDS encoding MarR family winged helix-turn-helix transcriptional regulator, with product MRDVNHGLGYTVWQLQHRIQRMLEREMSEFRVTLAQASALARLEEEPGMSSADLARHLLLSPQAVSLMISRLEAAGHLVRTTATSGRSQPLAITESGQQVLGDAEKAVKRVRAAVFGDLGAGEQALLQQLLDRSLQTAKDCC from the coding sequence ATGCGTGACGTGAACCATGGCCTCGGCTACACGGTCTGGCAGCTCCAGCACCGGATCCAGCGGATGCTGGAACGCGAGATGAGCGAGTTCCGGGTCACGCTGGCGCAGGCGTCCGCACTGGCCCGGCTGGAGGAGGAGCCCGGGATGTCCTCGGCGGACCTCGCCCGCCACCTGCTGCTGAGCCCGCAGGCCGTCAGCCTGATGATCAGCCGGCTGGAAGCGGCCGGCCACCTGGTCCGCACCACGGCGACGAGCGGCCGCAGCCAGCCACTGGCCATCACGGAATCCGGCCAACAAGTCCTCGGCGACGCGGAGAAGGCGGTCAAGCGCGTTCGTGCGGCGGTGTTCGGCGACCTTGGCGCGGGCGAGCAGGCGCTTTTGCAACAGCTCCTTGACCGGTCACTGCAGACGGCCAAGGACTGCTGCTGA